From one Amphiura filiformis chromosome 13, Afil_fr2py, whole genome shotgun sequence genomic stretch:
- the LOC140168683 gene encoding uncharacterized protein, translating to MTLKNSGQHSETPPFNHIISGDYWYIITGDYTVIEVNNVTVPVCAQKHLCGSIGCSEGDQTTAIFCHCDKACIFFDDCCVDYKDECSHDQQSEFQNMLKSRDLVTADRQSVTVDIGTSDDSYWMVSKCSKDLGVVSKKCQEPVCNDTLSTVPVIDSLGITYRNVYCAMCHNVRTSELTAWETTLDCSYWLNDPNEIDINFLCRACRLVLTPPAAARKCEPLISGCVSEADEALKGGCEAYTAMIDVSGRIYRNPHCFLCTSGKDVTFDNYDVHCGGTHFPMYTVPLSESDRFPDYQGGIDPPIWRPGGLPLSVVLDFGSSGGASSIKILRNTDIIIETTITCPEGEVHLEHRDGSWDCIPLRCEDGFKLQDGKCLPKTSDLPCGTDEANNTIITLTVTLHTGACKHNWFKNISEDLLPHLLGTDLSDNVIILNVSITCNDAWTNSVDIMYTLNGTAYLLEIIQDQLAVYETINSLLSFPQTSSSMISKIEITKSCLESDLKYTCDTEWISENEYTLLIQNGSYVVFLNKSLEWITPNGVEFRVRYQTDNETNKFNKDIEIKICHLDSYLSCPYIRMNVSLFGNWNSSDEMIKYIPTGHVLKPTEYFITSNDDILVCNFNQSVGRNDTHTESYFEYSNAQTIVSIVGSVLSLIAVILTFLTYAVFASLRNRASRLIMNLIGALFIGQFLLLFGGNKTENGNACVAIAVLAHYAWLAAFAWMNALAFDLDRTFGNPDNLKKVSEGKKSMFLYMIYAWGSPFLIVIPCLVLHFCQCTQVNFKYGSASACWISDGTANLLTFGVPAAIFLLFNVILFGHTVAGIRSTKRATARLHQDTSTLKRSTKELLIYMKIASLMGFTWIFGYVAAFTGIEALWYIFIILNSLQGVFIFISFICNRRVGLLWSEKLRFSGMIAARRSSSSGTSDRNQAASLPGTQMTGYK from the exons ATGACCTTGAAGAACTCTGGTCAACATTCTGAGACACCACCGTTCAACCACATCATATCAGGAGACTATTGGTATATCATAACAGGAGACT ATACAGTAATTGAAGTTAACAACGTAACCGTACCTGTCTGTGCCCAGAAACACTTGTGTGGATCAATAGGGTGTTCAGAAGGCGACCAAACCACTGCGATATTTTGTCACTGTGATAAAGCTTGTATTTTCTTCGACGACTGTTGCGTAGACTACAAAGATGAATGTTCACATGATCaacagagtgaatttcaaaatatgttaaaatCACGTGATTTAGTTACAGCCGATAGACAATCTGTAACTGTAGACATAGGCACTAGCGACGATAGTTATTGGATGGTTTCAAAATGCAGCAAGGATCTTGGTGTTGTGAGTAAAAAGTGCCAGGAACCAGTGTGTAACGACACGTTGTCAACTGTACCAGTGATTGACTCGTTAGGAATCACTTACAGAAATGTATATTGTGCTATGTGTCACAATGTTCGTACATCAGAATTAACTGCATGGGAAACAACCTTAGATTGCTCATATTGGCTAAATGATCCCAACGAAATTGATATAAACTTTTTATGCAGGGCTTGTCGTTTGGTTCTGACTCCTCCAGCAGCAGCAAGGAAATGTGAACCACTGATATCCGGATGTGTTAGTGAAGCTGACGAAGCTCTCAAAGGAGGTTGCGAGGCGTACACGGCTATGATTGATGTATCGGGTAGAATATATAGGAATCCTCATTGCTTCTTATGTACATCTGGTAAAGATGTAACTTTTGATAATTACGATGTGCATTGCGGAGGCACACACTTTCCGATGTATACTGTACCGCTTTCTGAATCGGATCGTTTCCCGGATTATCAAGGCGGGATTGATCCTCCTATTTGGAGGCCGGGCGGCCTTCCCCTGTCAGTAGTTCTGGATTTCGGTTCCTCCGGTGGGGCAAGTAGCATCAAAATCTTACGTAATACTGATATTATCATAGAAACCACCATTACATGTCCTGAAGGCGAGGTACATCTTGAACATCGAGATGGCAGTTGGGATTGCATACCTCTGAGATGCGAAGACGGATTCAAACTCCAAGATGGGAAATGTTTACCGAAAACCTCTGATTTGCCGTGTGGAACTGACGAGGCAAATAATACGATTATTACTCTAACAGTAACATTGCACACGGGAGCCTGTAAACATAATTGGTTCAAAAATATTAGCGAAGACTTATTGCCACACTTATTAGGTACGGATCTATCAGACAATGTTATCATTTTAAATGTGTCCATAACATGCAATGATGCTTGGACGAATTCGGTTGATATCATGTACACACTTAATGGTACTGCATATTTGTTGGAGATAATCCAAGATCAACTCGCAGTTTATGAAACAATAAACTCCTTGCTATCCTTTCCGCAAACCTCAAGTAGTATGATAAGTAAAATTGAAATTACCAAAAGTTGTCTGGAATcggatttaaaatacacatgtgaCACGGAGTGGATATCGGAAAATGAGTATACACTTTTAATACAAAATGGCAGCTACGTTGTCTTTCTGAACAAATCTTTAGAATGGATAACACCCAATGGTGTTGAATTTAGAGTACGCTATCAAACTGATAACGAAACAAACAAATTCAACAAGGATATTGAGATCAAAATTTGCCACTTGGACAGTTATCTCAGTTGCCCATATATAAGAATGAATGTGTCCTTATTTGGAAATTGGAATTCTTCAGATGAAATGATCAAATACATCCCAACCGGTCATGTTTTGAAACCCACAGAGTACTTTATAACTTCAAATGATGACATTTTAGTGTGCAACTTCAACCAAAGTGTGGGGCGTAATGACACGCATACTGAGTCGTATTTTGAATATTCAAATGCGCAAACTATCGTAAGCATCGTCGGTAGTGTGTTGTCACTAATTGCCGTAATATTGACATTTCTTACTTACGCCGTATTTGCTAGTCTTCGTAACCGTGCAAGTCGCCTCATAATGAACCTTATTGGCGCTCTCTTTATTGGTCAATTTTTACTTCTTTTCGGTGGCAACAAAACTGAGAACGGAAACGCTTGTGTGGCCATTGCTGTGCTGGCACATTACGCATGGCTTGCAGCGTTTGCCTGGATGAATGCTTTGGCATTTGATTTAGATAGAACGTTTGGTAATCCGGATAATTTAAAGAAGGTGAGCGAAGGAAAGAAGTCTATGTTTCTATACATGATATATGCATGGGGGTCACCTTTCCTAATTGTCATACCATGTCTTGTTCTTCATTTCTGCCAATGCACTCAAGTCAATTTCAAGTACGGCAGCGCCAGTGCTTGTTGGATAAGCGATGGTACAGCAAACCTACTGACATTTGGCGTTCCAGCTGCTATCTTCTTGCTTTTTAACGTCATCTTATTCGGACACACTGTTGCTGGTATAAGATCTACCAAAAGGGCAACTGCCAGGCTTCATCAGGATACGTCAACATTGAAACGAAGTACTAAGGAACTTCTTATTTATATGAAG ATTGCTAGTCTTATGGGCTTCACCTGGATATTTGGCTATGTTGCCGCATTTACTGGCATCGAGGCTCTATGGTACATATTCATCATTCTCAACTCACTCCAAGGAGTGTTCATTTTCATCTCTTTTATTTGCAATCGTCGAGTAGGATTGCTATGGAGTGAAAAACTGAGATTTTCTGGTATGATAGCAGCGCGAAGGTCCTCATCAAGTGGCACATCAGACAGAAATCAAGCTGCGTCTTTACCTGGAACACAAATGACAGGGTATAAGTAG